The genomic region CGGGGGAGTACCCTGATATCCTCTTTGGAAAGGTCAATACGGAAGAGGAGCAGGAGATCGCGGGCCACTTTCAGATCCAGTCCATCCCTACGACCGTCATTCTAAGAGAGAACATCGCAATTTTCAGACAGCCGGGACTTCTCCCGGAAGAGGGCTTGAAAGATGTCATCAGACAGGTTCAGGAACTCGATATGGATGATGTACGCAGACAGATTGCGGAACAGGAAGCGTCAGGTAGTACTGAAGCGTAGTTGTGTCGTATTGAGGGCAATACGACCTACTGGTTACCACGTTGCACGTGGTAACCCATACTTCAGCTTTGCATTAGAGTAAAGCTGATTCATTCTGCAATAGAAATTCTCAGAGGCATTCGTGCAACGTGGGAACGAGGGGCAGGAAGGTGTTAGCCCAGGTCTGCTCCAAGACCACACATACCCTCTTCGATCTTCGCCACACGTCCGGCATGCCTTCCGCCTTCAAATTCAGTGTTGGCGAAAACTTCTATCATATCTTCGATGACACCTTTGCCAACCACACGCTCACCAAAACAGAGGATGTTCGCATCGTTGTGCTGTCTTGTCAGTTTGGCAGTGTAGTGGTCATGGCACAGCGCTGCTCTGATACCCTGTATCTTGTTTGCCGAGATGCTGATGCCTATGCCTGTACCGCAGATGAGGATACCGAAACTGCCTGGGTCGGCCAGTACGGCATGGGCACATTTGTGTGCATAGTCAGGGTAGTCCACTCTGTCTGCCGAGTCGGGCCCAAGGTCGATGATCTCATGGCCGAGGTCAGTGACGATCTCTTTGACATAGGCTTTGACAGCGTAACCGGCATGGTCTGTAGCAATATAGAATTTCTTTGACATTGTTATGTTCCTTTCCCAAGTCATTCTGAGGATGACGAATTATTATTAGTTGATCACAGTAACCATTTCACGATCCATGAAACAGGCTGGAACAGGTAGTTTGAAAGCGGTGTAAAGAGTACCGCTACGAGAATGAGCATTCCGTATGGATATATTTTATCATAAAATGAGGCAAAGGCTCTCCAGTGCATTCCCTCTGCAAGGTAGCGTACGGCATTGGCCCCGTCCAGAGGAGGGATGGGCCAGAGATTGAAAACACCCAGAAGTACGTTGATGACGACACTCTGGTATAAAAAGAGCGCGATGAAAGCTTCAGTCGCCGAAGCAGGGTGTGCGAACATAGGGAAGAATACCGCACAGAGTGCTGCAAGCGCAAAGTTGTAGGTGATACCCGCAAGTGAGACCGCTACGGCTGCATTGGTCCCGCCGTTTCTCATAACCGTACTAATGTTGATGGGAACGGGTTTGGCCCAACCGAAGATGAACGGGGCTCCAGAGAAAAAGAGCATGGCAGGCACAAGTATGGTCCCGACAGGGTCGATGTGCACCAAAGGGTTTATCTTGAGTCGGCCAAGACTTTTTGCTGTGTTGTCGCCATATTTGTAGGCGACCCATCCATGCATGATCTCATGCCCGATAATGGCGATCGCAAGTGCGAGCACCATAGTGACGATCTTGATGATCTGTGCTTCGTTCATTACTGTATAGGCTGCTCAAGCTGTATGGAGTCGATACGTCTTCCTACACGGCCCCATCGGACAGTATAGCGCTGTTTCTCCCAGAGGACTTTACACTCTTTGGAGTCAATAGGTATGTTGCCACAGACCCTTTTAAGCCCTGCATGGTCTTTACCGCCACCATTTCCATTTAGTATCTGATCATAGGAACGATGTTCAAGGCTCATATAGATCAGCCATGGTTTGCCGACGATCAGTTTGTAGGGAACGGAACCCCAGAAACGGCTGTCATTGGAGTTGTCACGGTTGTCTCCTATCATATAGAAATGATCTTCTTCGACTTTTTTATACAAAGCATTAAAAAGTCTAAAATCTATAGTGCTGGGAGGAGTATTAAGTTTTGTATAATATCCTTCTTTTGTTGTGGGACCATAAATTGGTGTATCAAGGTTTTTTACGTAAACAGGTATCATGTCAATACTTCGCTCAAATATATAATGGTTTAATAAGTTTTCAAAGATGTCCCCACTTTCTGGTTCATATTGTATTCCTGGATATTTGTCCTTGTAAGGGTTTTCTACCCATAATTTACCACGAAGTTCTCTAATTTTTTCTTTTGGGTAGTTTTTTGTGATATATGTATCACCCTCATGGAAATGTATGAGAAGTTTATTGTTGGCAAATAGAATTTCATCCCCGCCTACAGCCACACATCTTTTGACATAGTGAATCTTCTCATTCTTCGGGTAACGGAAGATGACGATATCTTCTCTTTGCGGTTTTGGACCCTCTATGAGGTGGCCGTTGCCGTTGAAGTCCGGTAAGAGAGGCATTTCCAGCCATGGGAGATGTGGCGTAGGGATGCCGTAGGCAAATTTCTTGGCAAAAAGAAAGTCACCGATGAGCAGAGAACGCTTCATCGACCCGCTGGGGATGACGAAAGACTGTGCGACAAAGAAAATGAGGAAGAGTACGATGATGACCGTACCGGTCCATGAACTTGAGAATTTGTAGATACCGTGGGCGATTTTTTTCACTTATACCCTTTGTTTTGCAGATTTGAGTGTGTTGGAGAGAAGCATGGCAATGGTCATTGGGCCTACACCGCCCGGAACAGGGGTAATGAATGAACATTTGGGTGCGACATTCTTGAAGTCCACATCACCGACAAGTGAGCCATCCTCCAGGCGGTTGATACCGATGTCTATGACAATGGCACCCTCCTTGACCATATCTTCTTTGATGAGTCCCGGAACACCGACACCGACGACGACAATGTCTGCCTTGCTGGTATGTGCTTTGAGGTCTTTGGTGAAGATGTGCGTGATGGTCACGGTCGCATTGGCATTGAGAAGGAGGCTTGCCATAGGTTTTCCTACGATGTTACTGGCACCTACGACACAGACATCTTTCCCTTCAAGGTCTATCTCATACTCTTCGAACA from Sulfurovum riftiae harbors:
- the trxA gene encoding thioredoxin, with protein sequence MALENLTKENFDEKVSSSNIVVIDFWAPWCGPCKQFGPIFEKVAGEYPDILFGKVNTEEEQEIAGHFQIQSIPTTVILRENIAIFRQPGLLPEEGLKDVIRQVQELDMDDVRRQIAEQEASGSTEA
- the rpiB gene encoding ribose 5-phosphate isomerase B — encoded protein: MSKKFYIATDHAGYAVKAYVKEIVTDLGHEIIDLGPDSADRVDYPDYAHKCAHAVLADPGSFGILICGTGIGISISANKIQGIRAALCHDHYTAKLTRQHNDANILCFGERVVGKGVIEDMIEVFANTEFEGGRHAGRVAKIEEGMCGLGADLG
- a CDS encoding site-2 protease family protein, which codes for MNEAQIIKIVTMVLALAIAIIGHEIMHGWVAYKYGDNTAKSLGRLKINPLVHIDPVGTILVPAMLFFSGAPFIFGWAKPVPINISTVMRNGGTNAAVAVSLAGITYNFALAALCAVFFPMFAHPASATEAFIALFLYQSVVINVLLGVFNLWPIPPLDGANAVRYLAEGMHWRAFASFYDKIYPYGMLILVAVLFTPLSNYLFQPVSWIVKWLL
- the lepB gene encoding signal peptidase I, encoding MKKIAHGIYKFSSSWTGTVIIVLFLIFFVAQSFVIPSGSMKRSLLIGDFLFAKKFAYGIPTPHLPWLEMPLLPDFNGNGHLIEGPKPQREDIVIFRYPKNEKIHYVKRCVAVGGDEILFANNKLLIHFHEGDTYITKNYPKEKIRELRGKLWVENPYKDKYPGIQYEPESGDIFENLLNHYIFERSIDMIPVYVKNLDTPIYGPTTKEGYYTKLNTPPSTIDFRLFNALYKKVEEDHFYMIGDNRDNSNDSRFWGSVPYKLIVGKPWLIYMSLEHRSYDQILNGNGGGKDHAGLKRVCGNIPIDSKECKVLWEKQRYTVRWGRVGRRIDSIQLEQPIQ